One Oncorhynchus clarkii lewisi isolate Uvic-CL-2024 unplaced genomic scaffold, UVic_Ocla_1.0 unplaced_contig_9912_pilon_pilon, whole genome shotgun sequence genomic window, ctactacacctgttgtattcgggaacaaatacattttatttgacataCACAGTTGTCAGAGCATTTGCAATTACTTAACCTAGTGTTCTAGAACACAAAACATTCTTACTAAACAAACCCCATTACCCAGAGTCCCTCAGGAGAGAAGCAATTCACAATaatcatctttctctctttctatctccaactctctgtctttctcccactctctgtatctctgtcgctcttctctctttccacttctctctctctctaagacaGTGTCAGGAAGTGACAGAGGAAGTGGAGTAGTGAGCCACAGTGTGTAACGTTCTCTGGTTTCTCTGTTCATAGACgaggcgagacagagagaggagggagacagacagcgagagagagagagagacagacagacagacagagagagagacagacaaagagaaagacagccagagagacagacagacagacagagagagagacagactgagagagagagacagacagagagacaaagagagagacaaagagacagaaagacagagcgagacagacagagagagtataCTACTGAACTGTGTCTCgttgaggaacagacagagagagagacagaatactACACGTGTCTGTCTGACCGTGTGTCATGCGTTACCATGACTAGAGAAGCACTCATCAAActcttcatcctcatcctcctcgccTTCATCATCTGTCTCCCAGAGTTCTTCACTTCACACAGAGGTATTTATTTtcgtatttattatggatccccattagctgttgccaaaacagcagctactcttcctggggtttattatggatccccattagctgttgccaaaacagcagctactcttcctggggtttattatggatccccattagctgttgcataaaacagcagctactcttcctggggtccagcaaaaataagacagtttataccattttaaaacattacaatacattcacagatttcacaatacACTGTGTGCCCTCAAAATAATCTGACAGATTAACAGACACACACGTTTGTGACAgaaagtgtgtgtttatgtgtgtgtgtgtgtgtgtgtgtgtgtgtgtgtgtgtgtgtgtgtgtgtgtgtgtgtgtgtgagaaagacgGGGTTGTGAAACATACACCCTTTATCGTAACCGagaacactgacacaggaaataTGACACAAACAGATACATGAAacgtcacctctctctctctgctgcagcgaGGGTAAACTTCCACTGTGTGACCTTTGACCCCTGCGGGGACCAGGAAGTGCCAACGCAGTGCGACCCCGGGCTGACCCCTGCGGGACAGAACTCCAGCCGGAGCGTCGAGGAGAAGCCCGTCTGTAACACCGGGAGGACGGGAGGTTCTGGAGTGAGCTGGTTGCTGTGTGACACGGAGACGGACCCGCCCGCTCTCCGTGGCAACGCCTCGCTGTCAGGTGGGCGGGGACTTCAGTTGGACGATCGACAGTTTAGACGGACCATTCGTTGATCGTACATCGATTGATTAACAGTTGATATTAAATAGTAGCTCTGTTTCCATCAAATTGGCAATATTTAAAGATCAGTATGAAGAGAAGAGGCATTTCCACCAAACGGGACATTTTGAGGATAAACAAAACTGAGTGATGATGTAGGACACGTAGAaacacatttttttggggggggggggggcgggggggggtttCATGTACCGAATAACAATCTGAAAggtcaatgtgtttccatcgcattttcaacaaTAATGTTTGGTCACAACAAAAACTGCTGTGTTAAATAACCAAATGTGCTGTGGTCTTGACACCTGGTCTTGACACCTGGTCTTGGCACCTGGTCTTGGCACCTGGTCTTGGCACCTGGTCTTGGCACCTGGTCTTGACACCTGGTCTTGACACCTGGTCTTGACACCTGGTCTTGACACCTGGTCTTGACACCTGGTCTGGACACCTGGTCTTGACACCTGGTCTTGGCACCTGGTCTTGACACCTGGTCTTGACACCTGGCCTTGACACCTGGTCTTGACACCTGGCCTTGGCACCTGGTCTTGGCACCTGGTCTTGACACCTGGTCTTGACACCTGGTCTTGACACCTGGCCTTGGCACCTGGTCTTGGCACCTGGTCTTGACACCTGGTCTTGACACCTGGTCTTGACACCTGGTCTTGACACCTGGTCTTGACTCCTGCGCTCTAGGGCAACAACAGATGCAGtatgggtaggctagtctacaggaTGAGATTATAaatgataagagagagagaatatttattttgtattttgtcaAACGACATGCCAAGCATCATCATGTCTCTAGAGTAAAAGACCCTGGATATTTAATTGgaaaaggagcatcaagctcttCAACGTGcactttcacccccccccccccccccctcaaacagCCGACCAGTTAAAGACCCCACCGTGTCAAACAGTTAAAGATCCCACCGTGTCAAACAGttaaagatcccaccatgtcaacCAGTTAAAGACCCCACCGTGTCAAACAGTTAAAGATCCCACCGTGTCAAACAGTTAAAGACCCCACCGTGTCAAACAGTTAAAGATCCCACCGTGTCAAACAGCCGACCAGTTAAAGATCCCACCGTGTCAAACAGCCGACCAGTTAAAGATCCCACCGTGCCAAACAGCCGACCAGTTAAATGCCCCACCGTGTCAAACAGTTAAAGACCCCACCGTGTCAAACAGTTAAAGACCCCACCGTGTCAAACAGTTAAAGATCCCACCGTGCCAAACAGTTAAAGACCCCACCGTGTCAAACAGTTAAAGATCCCACCGTGTCAACCAGTTAAAGATCCCACCGTGTCAAACAGCCGACCAGTTAAAGACCCCACCGTGTCAAACAGTTGAAGATCCCACCGTGTCAAACAGTTAAAGATCCCACCGTGTCAAACAGTTAAAGACCCCACCGTGTCAAACAGTTAAAGATCCCACCGTGTCAAACAGCCGACCAGTTATAGATCCCACCGTGTCAAACAGTTAAAGACCCCACCGTGTCAAACAGCCGACCAGTTAAAGACCCCACCGTGTCAAACAGCCGACCAGTTAAAGACCCCACCGTGTCAAACAGCCGACCAGTTAAAGATCCCACCGTGTCAAACAGTTAAAGACCCCACCGTGTCAAACAGCCGACCAGTTAAAGACCCCACCTTGTCAAACAGCCGACCAGTTAAAGACCCCACCGTGTCAAACAGCCGACCAGTTAAAGAtcccacttcctgtttccatcacatctGTCGTTATGACATTACTTCATAAAAACTGTGAATGGaattttttttattgactgaAAATGTTGGATTTTACTCTTCACCTttcctttccccctcctctcctcccctatcttCTTCTCCTCTAttttcccctctcatctcctggCTCCTTggctcccctcctcttctctcctctctccttgcctcccctcctcctcctctccttttctctcctctcttcttgcctccccttcccctcatttcctcctcttctcttcttgcctcccctcctcctctctcctcttctcttcttgcctccccttctcctcctcttctctccttgcctcccctcctcctcctcttctctcctcttctcttcttgcctccccttcccctcatttcttcctcttctcttccctccttgcctcccctcctcctctctcctcttctctccttgcctcccctcctcctcctcttctctcctctctccttgcctccccttcccctcatttcttcctcttctcttctctccttgcctcccctcctcctctctcctcttatcttcttgcctcccctcctcctactcttctctccttgcctcccctcctcctcctcttctctcctcttctcttcttgccttcccttcccctcatttcttcctcttctcttctctcattgcctcccctcctcccctctcctcttctcttcttgcctcccctcctcctcatttcctcctcttctcttcttgcctcccctcctcctctctcctcttctctccttgcctcccctcctcctcctcttctctcctctctccttgcctccccttcccctcatttcttcctcttctcttctctccttgcctcccctcctcttctcttcttgcctcccctcctcctcatttcctcctcttctcttcttgcctcccctcctcatctctcctcttctctccttgcctcccctcctcctcctcttctctcctctctccttgcctccccttcccctaatttcctcctcttctcttcttgcctcccctcctcctctctcctcttctctccttgactcccctcctcctcctcttctctcctctctccttgcctcccctcctcctcctcttctctcctctctccttgcctcccctcctcctcctcttctctcctctctccttgcctcccctcctcctcctcttctctcctctctccttgcctcccctcctcctcctcttctctcctctctccttgcctcccctcctcctcctcttctctcctctctccttgcctcccctcctcctctctcctcttctctccttgcctcccctcctcctcttctctcctctttccttgcctcccctcctcctcctcttctctcctctctccttgcctcccctcctcctcttctctcctctctccttgcctcccctcctcctcttctctcctctctccttgcctcccctcctcctcctcttctctcctctctccttgcctcccctcctcctctctcctcttctctccttgcctcccctcctcctcctcttctctcctctctccttgcctcccctcctcctcctcttctctcctctctccttgcctcccctcctcctcttctctcctctctccttgcctccccttCCCCTCATTTCGTCCTCTTTTCTTCTTGCCTCacctcttcctcctttcctcttctcttctctcctcgtctcccctcctcctttccccctcttttctctcctctctccttgccttccctcctcctccttcacctctcctcccctccatctctccaggaaGGAGGGTGGCGCTATCAGTGTTGTCTGAAGGAGGGAACGCGACTTTGTACGGCTTACTgacagaggagaagaaagagggggaggaagaaggaCAAGGATTCATCTACTGCTGTTTTCGAACCCCGCCCCTTTCCATACCAACCAATCACAGCCAGTGTCTCCTTCATCTCCACACCCAAGGAACCAATGAGACAGCTGTAAAGTCTGACCTGCCCTGGACACGGCCACCTAGAAGTGAGTAGAGTTTgatcccatgtggctcagttggtaggtgGAGCAGAATGATACAcagaagaaaggtatttgtttctgCCCATTTTGAGCCTGTCATCAAACCCacaaaatgctgatgctccagatactcaactagtctaaagaaggccagttttatttatccagctacaacagtcatttacaacattaacaatgtctacactgtatttctgatcaattttatgttattttaatggacaaaaaaggttatatttacaatggtgtttgttcttcactggttgcccttttctcgtggcaacaggtcacaaatcttgctgctgtgatgatgtcacactgtggaattccCCCCAGTAGATATCAATccagtttatcaaaattggatttgttttcgaattctttgtggatctgtgtaatctgagggaaatatgtgtctctaatatggtcatgcattgggcaggaggttaggaagtgcagctcagtttccacctcattttgtgggcagtgttgcacatagcctgtcttctatgctatgctcactgagtctgtacatagtcaaagctttccttaagtttgggtcagtcacagtggtcaggtattctgccgctgtgtactctctgtttagggtcagtcacagtggtcaggtattctgccactatgtactctctgtttaggggcaggtattctgccactgtgttctctctgtttaggggcaggtattctgccactgtgtactctctgtttaggggcaggtattctgccgctgtgtactctctgtttagggtcagtcacagtggtcaggtattctgccactatgtactctctgtttaggggcaggtattctgccactgtgttctctctgtttaggggcaggtattctgccactgtgtactctctgtttaggggcaggtattctgccgctgtgtactctctgtttagggtcagtcacagtggtcaggtattctgccactgtgtactctctgtttaggggcaggtattctgccactgtgttctctctgtttaggggcaggtattctgccactgtgtcctctctgtttaggggcaggtattctgccactgtgtcctctctgtttagggccaaataacattctagtttgctctgtttttttgttaattctttccaatataaccctaaccctctctctgtctctgtctctctcctccccctcctccccccctctctctctctcctccccctctctctgtctctctctctctgtctgtctctctctctctctctctctctctctctccccctcctcccctctccccctctctctccccctctctctcctcctttccccctctctctcctccccctccctctcctccccctccctccctctccccctccctctccccgctctctctaGGTGAGTGGTTGTGTGTCTTCAGGGTGGCGTGGTT contains:
- the LOC139394419 gene encoding uncharacterized protein, with translation MTREALIKLFILILLAFIICLPEFFTSHRARVNFHCVTFDPCGDQEVPTQCDPGLTPAGQNSSRSVEEKPVCNTGRTGGSGVSWLLCDTETDPPALRGNASLSGRRVALSVLSEGGNATLYGLLTEEKKEGEEEGQGFIYCCFRTPPLSIPTNHSQCLLHLHTQGTNETAVKSDLPWTRPPRSEWLCVFRVAWLVLVVVVMLTVLTTVLGLIYWRTRCCRKEPRVYPASVFQTRGFNTDLPDVSVSLHHSSGLLSPIHEEKTAEDEPRQGYYGNDTALHHRGHPLHSSLSPEEL